A genomic window from Glycine max cultivar Williams 82 chromosome 17, Glycine_max_v4.0, whole genome shotgun sequence includes:
- the LOC100499994 gene encoding uncharacterized protein isoform X1, which yields MSFESGMVMEEHDSEKVEIVLKTIGPARPSRLLVSSSIKVRDLRRLIAGNDNLQIDNLSLILRGSALYDMKNGDDVYIQLNDGDCLIVAVKPKPPVKDGYDNDDEDEDLKFRLPQSSSWWKKRLYTFLHDNLKLPDILLMVIFTLSLKAWLLIILWFILAPVAHRWDLGPLYLQLAFVSFSSILESAKLVT from the exons ATGTCGTTTGAGTCGGGGATGGTCATGGAGGAACACGACTCGGAGAAGGTGGAGATCGTCCTCAAAACCATTGGTCCTGCACGCCCCTCTCGCCTTCTCGTTTCTTCTTCCATCAAG GTGCGTGATTTGAGGAGATTAATTGCTGGGAATGATAATTTGCAAATTGACAACTTGAGTCTTATTTTACGCGGAAGTGCACTGTATGACATGAAAAATGGAGATGATGTATACATACAACTTAATGATGGAG ATTGCTTGATTGTTGCTGTCAAACCAAAGCCACCAGTGAAAGATGGATATGACAATGATGACGAGGATGAAGATCTG AAGTTTCGGCTTCCTCAGTCATCAAGTTGGTGGAAGAAGAGGTTGTACACTTTTCTACACGATAACTTGAAGCTTCCAG ATATCCTTTTGATGGTAATTTTCACTCTGAGTCTGAAGGCATGGCTTCTCATAATTTTGTGGTTTATCCTGGCTCCTGTTGCCCATAGATGGGATCTCGGACCTTT ATACTTGCAACTGGCTTTTGTCTCATTCTCTTCAATCTTGGAAAGCGCCAAGCTGGTGACATAA
- the LOC100499994 gene encoding uncharacterized protein LOC100499994, which translates to MSFESGMVMEEHDSEKVEIVLKTIGPARPSRLLVSSSIKVRDLRRLIAGNDNLQIDNLSLILRGSALYDMKNGDDVYIQLNDGDCLIVAVKPKPPVKDGYDNDDEDEDLKFRLPQSSSWWKKRLYTFLHDNLKLPDILLMVIFTLSLKAWLLIILWFILAPVAHRWDLGPLYILATGFCLILFNLGKRQAGDISAYSIFNEDFRELPGTLNADRLDRDIRAGQF; encoded by the exons ATGTCGTTTGAGTCGGGGATGGTCATGGAGGAACACGACTCGGAGAAGGTGGAGATCGTCCTCAAAACCATTGGTCCTGCACGCCCCTCTCGCCTTCTCGTTTCTTCTTCCATCAAG GTGCGTGATTTGAGGAGATTAATTGCTGGGAATGATAATTTGCAAATTGACAACTTGAGTCTTATTTTACGCGGAAGTGCACTGTATGACATGAAAAATGGAGATGATGTATACATACAACTTAATGATGGAG ATTGCTTGATTGTTGCTGTCAAACCAAAGCCACCAGTGAAAGATGGATATGACAATGATGACGAGGATGAAGATCTG AAGTTTCGGCTTCCTCAGTCATCAAGTTGGTGGAAGAAGAGGTTGTACACTTTTCTACACGATAACTTGAAGCTTCCAG ATATCCTTTTGATGGTAATTTTCACTCTGAGTCTGAAGGCATGGCTTCTCATAATTTTGTGGTTTATCCTGGCTCCTGTTGCCCATAGATGGGATCTCGGACCTTTGTAT ATACTTGCAACTGGCTTTTGTCTCATTCTCTTCAATCTTGGAAAGCGCCAAGCTGGTGACATAAG TGCATATTCCATCTTCAATGAAGACTTCAGAGAGCTTCCAGGGACGCTGAATGCAGATCGGCTTGATAGAGATATAAGAGCAGGACAGTTTTGA